In a single window of the Micromonospora sp. WMMD1155 genome:
- a CDS encoding Bax inhibitor-1/YccA family protein yields the protein MRSNNPVLNRLDETGRVEARVLGSRDVEPMTVDDVVVRTVGLLLVTGAVAAVSWAVIPDAVWLGAALAGSALASIALVLVISLRAITNPVPILGYAVLQGLLLGVASRAFEQVYPGIVVQAVAGTFGVFLGMAALYRARIVRATPRLARLVIGTLLGIAVLSVVNLVSYLISGRPGLAVYSVSGEVGWLPYAFSVVAIIAGAFSFILDFDLVERSVRDGRPRRYAWLSAFGLLTGLVFLYWQLLRLLSYLRR from the coding sequence GTGCGTAGCAACAACCCGGTGCTCAACCGGCTGGACGAGACCGGCCGGGTGGAGGCTCGGGTGCTCGGCTCCCGCGACGTCGAGCCGATGACAGTCGACGACGTGGTGGTGCGTACCGTCGGGTTGCTGCTCGTCACCGGCGCGGTGGCGGCGGTGTCCTGGGCGGTGATCCCCGACGCGGTGTGGCTGGGTGCCGCGCTGGCCGGCAGCGCGCTCGCCTCGATCGCGCTGGTACTGGTCATCTCGTTGCGTGCGATCACCAATCCGGTGCCGATCCTCGGCTACGCCGTGCTTCAGGGTCTGTTGCTCGGGGTGGCGAGCCGCGCCTTCGAGCAGGTCTATCCGGGCATCGTGGTGCAGGCGGTGGCCGGCACCTTCGGCGTCTTCCTCGGCATGGCGGCGCTCTACCGGGCCCGGATCGTCCGGGCCACGCCCCGGCTGGCCCGGCTGGTGATCGGTACGTTGCTCGGCATCGCCGTGCTGAGCGTGGTCAACCTGGTGTCGTACCTGATCTCCGGTCGGCCGGGGCTGGCGGTCTACAGCGTCAGCGGCGAGGTCGGCTGGCTGCCGTACGCCTTCTCGGTGGTCGCGATCATCGCCGGGGCGTTCAGCTTCATCCTCGACTTCGATCTCGTCGAGCGCTCGGTGCGGGACGGGCGACCCCGCCGGTACGCGTGGCTGAGCGCGTTCGGCCTGCTCACCGGGCTGGTCTTCCTCTACTGGCAACTGCTGCGGCTGCTCAGCTACCTGCGCCGCTGA
- a CDS encoding DUF58 domain-containing protein, with translation MTEPTVSSPTEPEPAAGWAPTPALGRAVLLAGLLLVAGVLLGRVDLIVLAAPFALGTAYALRRRPTALPQVWITSGDDGPLVEGGDATAAVSVGNPDTVDYDLVVLRTRMSPWLRILRAGFARDEPSADSSANDGESAAAGGTGRSAADRPFVTSVPVGSAVDLELAGRALRWGRHPIGPAGARVATAGGLLVSRAVIVEPVRVRVYPRTEPFEAVEAMPRAAGLVGAHHSRRPGEGGELAGVRVFAPGDRLRRIDWRVSLRARQLHVAATLSDRDAEVVVLLDVLAEAGRSGGVDGAASVLDTTVRATAAIAEHYLHRGDRVSLLEYGPAARRLRPAAGRRQYLTVLEWLLDIHVTASSHEPYDQVFGPQLLSSDALVVVLTPLLDERSAQMLARLARAGRFVVAVDTLPTDLASPKDRGWAEVAYRLWRLDREVMIGQLREHGVPVVRWAGAGSLDQVLRDVARLATAPRVGGR, from the coding sequence ATGACCGAACCGACGGTGTCGAGCCCCACCGAACCGGAGCCGGCTGCCGGCTGGGCGCCCACTCCGGCGCTCGGTCGGGCGGTGCTGCTCGCCGGTCTGCTGCTCGTGGCGGGGGTGCTGCTGGGGCGGGTCGACCTGATCGTGCTGGCCGCCCCGTTCGCGCTGGGCACCGCGTACGCGCTGCGTCGCCGTCCCACCGCGCTGCCCCAGGTCTGGATCACCTCGGGTGACGACGGGCCGCTGGTCGAGGGCGGCGACGCGACGGCGGCGGTGAGCGTCGGCAACCCGGACACGGTGGACTACGACCTGGTCGTGCTGCGTACCCGGATGTCGCCGTGGTTGCGGATCCTCCGGGCCGGTTTCGCCCGCGACGAGCCCTCCGCCGACTCGTCGGCGAACGATGGTGAGTCGGCGGCGGCCGGCGGCACGGGTCGTTCCGCAGCCGACCGACCGTTCGTGACGTCGGTGCCGGTCGGTTCGGCGGTGGACCTGGAGTTGGCCGGCCGTGCCCTGCGCTGGGGCCGGCACCCGATCGGCCCGGCCGGCGCGCGGGTCGCCACGGCGGGCGGCCTGCTCGTTTCCCGCGCGGTGATCGTCGAGCCGGTCCGCGTGCGGGTGTACCCGCGTACCGAGCCGTTCGAGGCGGTGGAGGCGATGCCTCGGGCCGCCGGTCTGGTCGGGGCGCACCACTCGCGGCGTCCCGGTGAGGGTGGTGAGCTGGCCGGCGTACGGGTCTTCGCTCCCGGGGACCGGTTGCGCCGGATCGACTGGCGCGTCTCGCTGCGCGCCCGCCAGTTGCACGTGGCCGCCACCCTCTCCGACCGGGACGCGGAGGTGGTGGTGCTGCTCGACGTGCTCGCCGAGGCGGGCCGCTCCGGTGGGGTGGACGGTGCCGCGTCGGTGCTGGACACCACGGTCCGGGCCACCGCGGCGATCGCCGAGCACTACCTGCACCGCGGCGACCGGGTCTCGCTGCTGGAGTACGGGCCGGCGGCCCGTCGACTCCGCCCGGCGGCGGGGCGACGTCAGTACTTGACAGTCCTGGAGTGGCTGCTCGACATTCACGTCACGGCGTCTTCGCACGAGCCGTACGACCAGGTGTTCGGCCCGCAACTGCTCTCCTCGGACGCGCTGGTGGTGGTGCTCACCCCGCTGCTCGACGAACGGTCGGCGCAGATGCTCGCCCGACTGGCCCGGGCCGGCCGGTTCGTGGTGGCCGTCGACACGTTGCCGACCGACCTGGCGTCGCCGAAGGACCGGGGGTGGGCGGAGGTGGCGTACCGGCTGTGGCGGTTGGACCGCGAGGTCATGATCGGGCAGCTCCGGGAGCACGGCGTACCGGTGGTGCGGTGGGCCGGAGCCGGCAGCCTGGACCAGGTGCTGCGGGACGTGGCGAGGCTGGCGACGGCCCCGAGGGTGGGCGGCCGGTGA
- a CDS encoding Bax inhibitor-1/YccA family protein codes for MKTSNPVLARLGQAAERERSAGYAPAGPYGQPGIPQQYPSQAGYPAAPPTVAPMTVDDVVVKTVALLGILGITAAAAWVLVPDRFVGTAWIGAAVVGLVLGLIISFSRMANPALVIAYAVVEGVFVGMVSKAFETAYDGIVLQAAAASFGIFFLMAMLYRAKVIRATPAFVKGMIAVMVGLFAVMMINLVLALFGVNTGLRDGSPLAIGFSLVCIVVASLSFVLSFKEIEDGVRMGLPQRYSWVAAFGILVSLVWLYIEILRLLSYFQGDD; via the coding sequence GTGAAGACCTCGAACCCGGTGCTCGCCCGGCTCGGCCAGGCGGCCGAGCGGGAGCGCTCCGCCGGGTACGCCCCGGCCGGGCCGTACGGACAGCCCGGCATTCCCCAGCAGTACCCGTCCCAGGCCGGTTACCCGGCGGCTCCGCCGACCGTGGCGCCGATGACCGTCGACGACGTGGTCGTCAAGACGGTCGCCCTGCTCGGCATCCTCGGCATCACCGCCGCGGCCGCCTGGGTGCTCGTGCCCGACCGGTTCGTCGGGACCGCGTGGATCGGCGCCGCGGTGGTCGGCCTGGTCCTCGGCCTGATCATCTCGTTCTCCCGGATGGCCAACCCCGCGCTGGTCATCGCGTACGCGGTCGTCGAAGGCGTCTTCGTCGGCATGGTCAGCAAGGCGTTCGAGACGGCGTACGACGGCATCGTGCTCCAGGCCGCCGCAGCCAGCTTCGGCATCTTCTTCCTGATGGCGATGCTCTACCGGGCGAAGGTCATCCGGGCCACCCCGGCCTTCGTCAAGGGCATGATCGCCGTGATGGTCGGTCTCTTCGCGGTCATGATGATCAACCTGGTGCTGGCGCTCTTCGGCGTCAACACCGGCCTGCGTGACGGCAGTCCGCTGGCCATCGGCTTCAGCCTGGTCTGCATCGTCGTCGCCTCGCTGAGCTTCGTGCTCAGCTTCAAGGAGATCGAGGACGGCGTCCGGATGGGCCTGCCGCAGCGCTACTCCTGGGTGGCCGCGTTCGGCATCCTGGTCAGCCTGGTCTGGCTCTACATCGAGATCCTGCGCCTGCTGAGCTACTTCCAGGGCGACGACTGA
- a CDS encoding NAD(P)/FAD-dependent oxidoreductase, protein MNPKRILVVGAGHVGLYAALRLSKKLSSREAEVMVVDPQPHMTYQPFLPEAAAGNISPRHSVVPLRRELKRCKMVAGTVTRIEHDRKVATVQPISGPAREITYDHVIVAPGSVSRTLPIPGLHEQGIGFKTIGEAIYLRNHVLDRLDVAAATPDADVRRAALTFTFVGGGYAGIEALAEMEDMARDALRYYPELNQDEVRWVLVEATQRVLPEVDRDMGAYTVQQLMKRNMDIRLDTRLESCVDGVVKLSDGDSFRSDTIVWTAGVKPSPMLDATDFPRDDRRRITCLPTLQVVDGDRVVEGAWSAGDCAAVPDLTKEPGNFCSPSAQHAVRQAARMADNIAAVIRGREPVDYKHKHVGSVASLGLHKGVAQVYGIKMTGWPAWVMHRTYHMSRIPSFNRKVRVVVDWTLAFVLKREVVALGQLHDPREEFSEASQPVGAPRV, encoded by the coding sequence GTGAATCCGAAGCGGATCCTTGTGGTTGGTGCCGGGCACGTCGGTCTGTACGCGGCCCTGCGCCTGTCGAAGAAGCTCAGCTCCCGTGAGGCTGAGGTCATGGTGGTGGATCCCCAGCCGCACATGACCTATCAGCCGTTCCTGCCCGAGGCGGCGGCGGGCAACATCTCCCCGCGACACTCCGTGGTGCCCCTGCGGCGGGAGTTGAAGCGCTGCAAGATGGTGGCCGGCACCGTCACGCGGATCGAGCACGACCGCAAGGTGGCGACCGTGCAGCCGATCAGCGGCCCGGCCCGCGAGATCACCTACGACCACGTGATCGTGGCTCCGGGTTCGGTGTCCCGCACCCTGCCGATCCCCGGCCTGCACGAGCAGGGCATCGGGTTCAAGACCATCGGCGAGGCGATCTACCTTCGCAACCACGTGCTGGACCGGCTCGACGTGGCGGCCGCCACGCCCGATGCGGACGTCCGGCGCGCGGCGCTGACCTTCACCTTCGTCGGCGGCGGTTACGCCGGCATCGAGGCGCTCGCCGAGATGGAGGACATGGCTCGCGACGCCCTGCGCTACTACCCGGAGCTCAACCAGGACGAGGTCCGTTGGGTGCTGGTCGAGGCCACCCAGCGGGTGCTGCCCGAGGTCGACCGGGACATGGGCGCGTACACCGTCCAGCAGTTGATGAAGCGGAACATGGACATCCGGCTGGACACCCGGCTCGAGTCCTGCGTCGACGGCGTGGTGAAGCTCTCCGACGGGGACAGCTTCCGGTCCGACACGATCGTGTGGACGGCCGGCGTGAAGCCCTCGCCGATGTTGGACGCGACCGACTTCCCGCGCGACGACCGTCGGCGGATCACCTGCCTGCCCACGCTCCAGGTGGTCGACGGCGACCGGGTGGTCGAGGGCGCGTGGAGCGCCGGCGACTGCGCCGCCGTGCCCGACCTGACCAAGGAGCCGGGCAACTTCTGCTCGCCGAGCGCGCAGCACGCGGTGCGCCAGGCCGCCCGGATGGCCGACAACATCGCCGCCGTGATCCGGGGCCGCGAGCCGGTCGACTACAAGCACAAGCACGTCGGCAGCGTCGCGAGCCTCGGCCTGCACAAGGGCGTCGCCCAGGTGTACGGGATCAAGATGACCGGCTGGCCGGCCTGGGTCATGCACCGGACGTACCACATGAGCCGGATCCCGTCGTTCAACCGCAAGGTCCGCGTGGTGGTGGACTGGACGCTGGCGTTCGTCCTCAAGCGTGAGGTGGTCGCCCTGGGTCAGCTGCACGACCCGCGCGAGGAGTTCTCCGAGGCGTCCCAGCCGGTCGGCGCTCCCCGCGTCTGA